DNA from Candidatus Woesearchaeota archaeon:
CGCGATTGCAGGGCTGAATGTTATTCGCATTATTAACGAGCCAACCGCAGCAGCGCTTGCGTACGGCCTTGATAAGGGCCATGACCATACGATTCTCGTATTCGACTTCGGCGGCGGAACATTCGACGTGTCCGTGCTGGAACTCGGCGACGGTGTCTTCGAAGTAAAAGCAACCTCGGGTGATAACCACCTCGGCGGCGATGACATTGACGACGCTATTATCGACTGGCTTGCGGTTGATTTCAAAAAAGAAACAGGAATTGACCTGCGCAATGATCCAGTCGCGCACCAGCGCCTGAAGGAGGCGGCAGAGCGCGCGAAGATTGAATTGTCCGCGGCGCAAACCGCAACAATAAACCTGCCGTTTATCACGGCGGACAAAAACGGCCCGAAGCACCTCACCAAAAATTTGAGCAGGGCGCTGTTTGAAAAAATAAACGAGCCGATTTTCAAGCGGCTTGAAGGCCCGACCAAGCAGGCATTGCGCGATGCAAAGATGGAAACCGTTGACAAAGTTATTTTTGTCGGCGGCTCAACCAGGATTCCTGCAGTGGAACAATTGGTGAAAAACCTGCTCGGCAAAGAAGGTGACAAGTCGGTCAATCCCGATGAAGCAGTTGCCATTGGCGCTGCAATTCAGGCAGGTATTCTCGGCGGAGAAATCAAGGACGTATTGTTGCTTGATGTCACGCCCTTGAGCCTTGGCATTGAAACCCTCGGTGGCGTGTTTACGAAACTCATCGAGCGCAACACCACGATTCCGACCAAAAAAAGCCAGGTGTTCAGCACTGCTGCGGACAATCAGACCGCAGTTACCATCAACGTTCTCCAAGGAGAGCGCAGCATGGCGGCTGACAATAAACCCCTTGGCAAATTTGACCTGATGGGCATTCCACCGGCGACGCGCGGCATTCCCCAAATCGAAGTCACGTTTGACATTGACGCTAACGGCATTGCCAGCGTCAGCGCCAAAGATCTGGGCACGGGCAAGGAACAAAAAATTACGGTCACCGGCTCGGGCAACCTGTCCAAAGACGAAATCGAGCGCATGCGCAAGGAAGCAGAAGCAAATGCTGCTGACGACGAGAAAAAGCGCAACGAAATCGAAACAGTCAATCAGGCGGATTCGTTTGTGTACACCACTGAAAAAACAATGAAAGACTTCGAAGGCAAAGTGGATGAAAAAACACTCACGCCATTGAAGTCAACGGTTGAGGAATTGAAAAAACTGCTTGAGCCGGCGAACAAAGACTTCGATGCTATCAAGAAGCGGCTTGATGAAGCGACCAAGCTGATGCAGGAAGCGGCAACGGAACTGTACAAGAAAGCAGGGCCGGCGCCGGACTTTTCCAATATGGGCGGTGCTGCAGGCGGTGCCAGCGGTGGCCACGGAAAAAAGAAGAAAGGCAAAGATGACGAAGCCGTGGATGCCGACTTTAAAGCATCGGATGAGAAATAAATTTTAATTTTTTTCCTTTTTATCTTTTTACGGCATCGTCCGCAAGCTCAAACCAAAAGATATATAAACTAAAACGTACA
Protein-coding regions in this window:
- the dnaK gene encoding molecular chaperone DnaK encodes the protein MAKQHTQGKAIGIDLGTTFSAVAVMEGGKATIIPNSEGDRTTPSVVSIKGNDRIAGKVARNQAIINPGNTIRSIKRHMGEKGFVVAIEGEDFTPPQISAMILQKMKRDAEAYLGHPVNDAVITVPAYFNDSQRQATKDAGAIAGLNVIRIINEPTAAALAYGLDKGHDHTILVFDFGGGTFDVSVLELGDGVFEVKATSGDNHLGGDDIDDAIIDWLAVDFKKETGIDLRNDPVAHQRLKEAAERAKIELSAAQTATINLPFITADKNGPKHLTKNLSRALFEKINEPIFKRLEGPTKQALRDAKMETVDKVIFVGGSTRIPAVEQLVKNLLGKEGDKSVNPDEAVAIGAAIQAGILGGEIKDVLLLDVTPLSLGIETLGGVFTKLIERNTTIPTKKSQVFSTAADNQTAVTINVLQGERSMAADNKPLGKFDLMGIPPATRGIPQIEVTFDIDANGIASVSAKDLGTGKEQKITVTGSGNLSKDEIERMRKEAEANAADDEKKRNEIETVNQADSFVYTTEKTMKDFEGKVDEKTLTPLKSTVEELKKLLEPANKDFDAIKKRLDEATKLMQEAATELYKKAGPAPDFSNMGGAAGGASGGHGKKKKGKDDEAVDADFKASDEK